AATATGACACGTGTTACGTACGCGTGGCATGTTTAAAGACACCTCAGCTTTCCGGTGGCCGGGCttcaattttatggaaaaattggAACATATACAAAGTTCATGATaaaaaatgtaagtttcaaaatttatgtataaTGAAAAAGTGAtcatagttcgtgtattttcatgcaattaacccttttagtttttgttcttcttttttAGACGGCAACCAATTGGTGTTTTAAGAActcataatattaaatttacaaatgtcaTCAAGAACAATTTTACTCCAAGCATTTTTAATTTCCCTTTTTTCTATCAATATATTCTAATATtctgatttttaaaattatatatttgtatttattttatatattaaaaatttgttAATAGAACATTATGCAATTATGctaaaacattaaatttaattttaaagaaCAATTAGCacatcaataataaattatgtgTTTTGTATAACAATTTGCTTTTTTGGTGGATAAATAAATCGAACAAAGAAATATACAAGGTTACGGCACAACCTACGGATATGACTCAAAAAGTGCATGgggaaaattattttatttgcttaTGATTGTTGATCTTAgtcttttcgttttttttttctttttttcttttgaattctttttgttttaattcTCATTTTCTCTTTATGAAACAAtacaatttatttatcttttcctCTTTTCTATCAAACATgtttgaatttaaattaattataaataatttaaattttagataTGAATGATAAATTATAGAATTACATTCAATACTTAgatatatttgtaatatttatACTTTGGgatttatgaaaatttaaaatttggtgtGACTTAAATTTGCTTTTCGAGTTTACGGTTACAACCTTCCTATTATTTTATatacaatttaatatttatttatagttatATTTTCCTTTTCAACTTTAGTTTAGTAATTTTCTGTCTCTATTGATTATAATAATGTAATtacataattattatattaatctataaattaattaaaaaaaaaatctcccaaaattaTTCTAATTTTTGCAATAGCAATTTTATCTTATCAACATTTAAACAGTTTTATACCTTAACAAATGAACTTCTCAATTAATCCAAACTAAATGAAATTGTTactatttttattgttttactattatttaaatgcaatttttttattactattatatacCTAAaggagataaaaataaataaattatgatgaCATTTGTCATAGATATgtacaaatatttttgtatgcatggtaaaaataattgaaataaaagtaattatataGAGATGATAGTCAAATAAATTAAcgtaattttttttgcatttaataattcaaataaatatctacaaaaaaatactcatataatatgaaaaaaataaatatttaacatattAGATAGTATTAGGAACAAATTAAGATTACTAATTATAATGTTGGGAACAGCTATGATGAAACTATTTATGATTTATTatctataatataaaatataaatatctaaattatttatagtttattgtttgtttagtatttattttttagccTCTATATTTTAATAAGATATAACATGACTATGTTTGTTGAGAATTTGACTTGATTCTTTGTTTAATTTCGTTTATTTAAGAATACCATATGCCCAATTAATTTCTttaacatattttatatttttagattattaattaaacttttcttttgatattgatggtttagtattatttgctcaaaatgagattgacttaaattattttctttataatctataaatttatttattactatatgatactcattaaatttaatactccctccgtccctgaaataagttcatctttttcctttttgggacgtcccccaaataagttcatctttcgttctttccatttttggacaactaccccaccactaataatactttatttattcttacttttcactttttcaccactctcaatactaattataacatatttttctccactatcaatacattttaccactttttcttaaaacccgtgccgtccccaaagaggaacttattttgggacggagggagtattatatagtttcaaatacatttaaattaatataaattaattttgacatttttatatatatttttttaaattataaatatactgTGACCAGTCAATTTCCACTTAAAAATGCATCTAATTTAGGCCGATGAATTCGGGTTGATGATAACCTCGACGTCTACAAACCGACCAACTTTAACCGACGTGTTCCCTTTTTTGGGGGGGACCGATTCTAATTACACAGAACAGAATCAATCCACGCTGCTTTGAGGCCATACCACAATTTTACAAAAGCTGAAGGACTGAACACAGAAATTCTAAAATACTCCCAACGTGGCCAGCTGAAACACGTTGCATAACTGTCCCTCATTTTCGTTTTGCCGTCAAACACACACCATCCAGAACCTTCCCCTTTTCAAGATCCAATCACAGCCGTCCGATCATTCCACCAAAACTTTACATACGATTCACAAGTCAACATTACGACGCCGTTTAGCCTTATCCAGCCGTTGGAAATATCTCCCTCGCACTCATTCTCAGCCGTTGGATCATCAACCCCCCTCAATAAATACACTCTTTTATCTTTTCATTTCATCACAGCCAGTCTTCCATTCATTTCTGTAGCCGCCTAGATCTGCAGGCTTGTCTTCTCTTTCTTCACGCCGGATTTGTCCTCTTCTTGTTTTTTCCGTCAGATTCGTTTAGATCGTGAGGCGATCTACGTTTTGAATATGGATTTTCCCTGTTTTGTTATGCCTTCGATTTTCCGCCTGTTGATGTGTCGGTCGCCTGGTTTGGGTAGATCTGAGGCTGTGAAACGCCGAGGTTTGGGTAGATCTGCAGCTTTGTTGGGCGGATAGATCGAATCGGTGAAGGTAACTTGAATCTGCTTTCGTGTGTGTTCATATTTGATTTGGTTGGCCGTTATTCGTTGGCGTTGcttgttttaattatttttctgaaGGTTTGTTTTGAATTGGTGATTTGCTGTGCTGTTGAGCTGgtttttgatttgatttttcatcaACAAATTagttttatatttctttttcatCGCTAATTATTGttttgaattgatgatttgCTGTGCTGTTGAGCTGgtttttgatttgatttttcatcaACAAATTagttttatatttctttttcatCGCTAATTATTTACCTGTTATGCAGATTCGGTTTTGCGTGATGGATTGGAAACATCAATTTCGTGGATCTGGAAACGCGAAGGCATCTTCAGAAGACACGATCATTTGAAGGTGGATGCTGACCGGTATGGCTTTCGTCGCGAGTTTTATCTACGAGGCACCGGTGGACCGACCAAGTGGTTTTAAGGGAAGTGAATTGTTTTATGTTGTGTTATTTCATGCATTCTTGTTGTCTGTGTAGACTCGACGAATTGTTGAGAATAACAGACtgtaaaaaaaatggaaaaatgagTGAGCGGAGTGAGGTGAGATTTAGTTGTCTGCATGACCTTTGCCATGATGGGTGCGCTCGCATGGCAGGTCgcccttttaataaaaattatcattttttgGTTTTGAGGGGAGATGGTACGGGGCATTGCCCGGCTTCTCCCCCTGTGTGTGGTGTCCTCTCGTTCTATTCTTTCTCTTTCCCTCTCCCCTCTCTCCTTTTGTCTCTTCTACCTACTATGCACGCATACAACGTTCAATTCCAGCAATTCAATCATGCCATATTTGTTTTGTCTTGAATGGGTTGTGTGCTGTTTAATATTATACACAACCTATTCAAGGTCAAAGCAATGAACGAACTTTGGGAATCAAGCAAtattgaggcttcaatcttcttcACAGCATCCACTACAACAGAGGTACCAATTTGCACTTTCTCAATATTTAGTTCACTTTATAATCATTATATTCTTAACTTGCAACTAACTGTTTTGATCAGAATCTGTTATCCAATAATTTCTTGATTTACTAGCTCAATTTTTCTAACTACAATTGTTGTCGGTTCCCGAAATAGCGTTTATCTTAAGCCTGTTTTTATCCAATCTTTTTATTATTGCCCTAAAAAAGTTTCTAATTAAATATCATTGTGTAAATTATTTTGACTTGCTTTTTGTTGGGAAGCACAaaacaaatgaaataaattttgCATTCGTAGCTTAAAACATCTAAACTTTCCTTGTGCTTAATTGGAAATTTACATTTATCATCTCAATGTCAATGGGATATACTAGAGTTTCATAATTGCTATTATCCAAATATAAACATGAAGATAATATTACTCGTCTAAAGATAAGTGATATGGTTTCTTGAAAATACTAGAGAACTGTAAATCCTACATCATTGCAATCATTTTTCAGTAGAACTCACAAAATCAACATCTGGGAATACGATGCATttgttcaaatatatttagttgtTTTGGTATACTTATCACTTGTCACTTTGTACAACACATGCTATATCTGTTTTGCTAGTTTTCCCTCTGTTGAGGGGGGTCTAGCTATTGCTTTAGATTATTAATGATGTATTCTGGTTTATTATTGGCCATCTGTATGGTTGAAGGGACTGTGTCTTTGTGTAGTATAGTTTAAAGCTATAGCATGGTTGTAATAGATCAGCTATTCAGTATTCGGTTGGTTGCTCATCGGATTTGGAGCAATCTTCGGGTGGAGTACTTCCTTGGCGTATTTATGTTACGACCTGTGATACTTGTAGCTGACTGTTGTGAGGCTGCTTGTGTACAACGATGTGATGACTGCTGGTGCTGgtcttgctgctgctgctgtttctGGGGTTTTTTGTTATCTATTGCTGTTGCTACTGCCGCTGCTTTGGAGCCTTATGTGATGGACTTCTTATTTCATGCGAATGAATGGATATTGGCGATTGTTCTCAGTGATGCTGTTTATGCATATACTTGGTCGGTCTCCAAATGTACTTGAAGATAATTTTCAAGTAAGATGCAAGGAACTTCAGTTGTTTATCTTTTTATGTTGGAAGTACAATAACTTAGCGGGGTAATATTTTGCTTATTTCCGGgttgattaataaatttattaaggCTGCGGTATTCTGTTAGTCTTTGTTGTTGGGTTCTGTTTATGCTTGCTTTGTGCTAGTCTATTATGTATCTCAGAAATCTTGATTTCTCGTGCATTGTTTTTTATAGCACCATTTACTTAAATTATGATGGTATCTTGCTCTAGTTTTAATTTTAGTCGAAGGAGGTTTCGATGTTGTGCGTGATATTGGAAGCATTGTTTCGAATAAACTTGGTGGGAGGGATCTGTGGCTTacaaaatatagtatataggtttgtattgatttatttttccAGTTCAACTGTAGATCAATTCATGTGCGCAGGTCATCGTGACGTGCTTCTgatatttttattatgttttGAACTTTATTTCCAATTTGATCGGTTGGTCTAAATATGGTTTTTATTTTGTAGGGTGTGGTCAGGTTTTCACTCCTACGTGACATGCATGCTTTTTGAGGTGTAGATCATGACAATAATGCTCTATGTTTATGTTCGGTCTTTGTGCCGACATACACTCAAAAGTAGAGTTTTAAATCAAGTttatattagtgttttaagaaGTAAATTACCTTAGTTAGAATGGTCGTGTGGTTCAAGATACAGCGGCTAATTCATGAAAGTTTTAAATCAAGTttatattagtgttttaagaaGTAAATTACCTTAGTTAGAATGGTCGTGTGGTTCAAGATACAGCGGCTAATTCATGAAAAACATCGTAGTTTGTTTGTTTGgcctatttttaaaattaatttcgaCTTCATACTATTTGGAAACACTCTTTTATCCTGGGGGATCAGTcataatataatttgaatcaTCTGTGGGCTCaagtaaaatttataaatattaataaaaatgttgTGTGAGTTGGATGGATCCATAAGCTCGAAAGGGTGAGCGCTCAATTGCTTCCACGCGTTGAGAGGGCGGCGGTTCGAGTCCGCCTGGATCCCATTGCTTACGTGTCACTcagataaatataattttttgaatCACTCAGATAATTTCCTGTAGATCCTATTCTTATTGTAGCTATGTATTAATATTAAAACACAatttgcatttatgaattgtATTGTATGTATAATATTGAAACACAACACGCTTATGAATTGTGTATACATGTTTGATTGTGcaaagacagagaaaatacCGGTTTAAGGAGGTCAACACAAGGAGAAAGGGCTCTTTCCTGTAGCTGTGCAGGATGGATATTTATTTGTATTCTATTTTCGCCGTGAAGTATATGTACAATGTCCTTATGTATTCAGAATAACACAAAAGATCAATTCCATTTGTTCAAATTATTAACAAAAATATTATGAACTTATACAACTTATATGAAGTTATATCTTAGTCGTCCAAATGAGCAACAAACGTATGCTTGAACTGAAGAAAAAATCTAGAAAGGAATTCAGACACGGATGTTATGAGTTGGAAATATTTTGGGTTCAACCGAAGCTTTAAAGGATGTGTTTACATCACAAAAGATTTATTGTCACAGACAGCCATAGATGaatattttaaatcaatttaaatctaCTGTAACAGGAAATACGagaattgaaaatcaatttaaattatTGTCATACGGATgagttaaaattaaaatctattttaaaatataaattagaaatcaattttagcccttagatcatgaTGATCTACAATCAATTCATTATTTTGTATGAATTGGACGAATTCACAATCCTATGATCGAATTCCCTAGGttgaattcatatatttttacaGCAAATTCATACATACTCCACTGAGAATACATAAGctcttagtttttattttaaattgcaTTTTGTAAGCTTATTTTACTGTAGaatatgtattttaatttgttattttatgTATACTTAGCAACACAAATAGCATGGCCGATGCGGGATGACGTCGTTTAAAAAAGCATGCATGTTATCTTgtttaaatttgtgttatttaatttaaaaaataaaaattaattaatatgaatCAATATAATGAGCCAATCTAATACTGTACTTGACTCATAAATAGTCTCAGCATGAatgagtcaattttttttttttgataaatttataatattagataaagaaattaaatggcCGTGCCACaagggactcgaacccaagacctttggccttagacattaaccccttaccgcttggccaacacacacacacgaatGAGTCAATTATTGATTCAACTAATGTGGATACTTTTAAACTAGTGACCGCTTGCTAAACGATTTTACTATAGGaatatttgccgtaaaatacacgaactttcagcaaattctgatttttctcatgacctttaaaattaaaaaaaaaatacaccacctttcgattttttctgatttttttccaTCATTATAAAATACCTCAAATAGAAGTtgattttagggtttttgaCTTAAATTTGTTGATACCAAAGTTGATTCATCGGCTTTATtatgccatatttattattcttcacgcttaggtatcaaaaaatctaagtcaaaagTCCTAAAATCAACTTCTATTTGGGAGTATTTCATACTCgtggaaaaaatcagaaaaaaattgaaaggcggtgtaattattttttcaaattttaaatgttaCGAGAAATCAAAATTtactgaaagttcgtgtattttatgaCAAATATCCTTTACTTTACTTAcaagtttaaatatttttttcttcgtTATTTAATGGGAATAGTTGACTAGGTACACACCTAGAATTAGTCTTCTGAAACATCAAATCAACATTGATGATGGCGAATTAGGTTAAAAATATTGACTTAAATACTGAGTCGTGTTTCCAAGCAGCTGCCTccaattttaattcttttctcttGTGTTTGTTTCTCTTCCGTTATGCTCAGGCCTAAAAGTCGTGCAGACTTTAGCAACTTATTATCACATGCTCCCTCCTTCgcaatattgtttttatttttgtcattttgattcATTCCTAATAtcattttagattttatttataaCAGTAGAATTCACAATTTTCACTTACAATAATAGTGTGACTCAAACTCCATTCATAACAATACCTACTATTATCGACTATTATCTACCACTTTCTTAAAATACGTGTTGTCCATAAAGTGAAAACAATATCGTGGATGAAAAGAGTAGTAATTATTTTTGGGTAAAATCTAGTAATCCATAATTAAGAcaataattcataattaaaatttattaatcaatttaatttaataaaagcaaaataaaaatgaaaggcTGTACTGTGCAGAGATATTTTTGTCAACTATTGCTCTTCAATAAATCTAAGAGCATTCACATCTATCGAGTCAGTTGGAGGCTCATTCACTGATGAGACCACTTATGAGCCaatgcttattttattttatttttaaaaatggcgCGTGTATTGGACACACGTGCACAAAATAATGGAAGAGTCCGACTCATCCATCAAATCGACTCTAGTCAGGCGGATGAGTCGATTGATGTGGGTGCTCTAAAACTCCAACTTTGTGTTTGATAACAAAATTCAACAAGAAATCTCAAGTTAAAGTTTAGCAACATTTATTTATTAGATATTTGAATGCTATTACGCGCCTTTGCGTACAATCCTTGAAATTTAAGAATTGCAGGGTAAAATGTTCTTGAAAAAAAGCCCTCTTTTAGATTGACTTTTACTTCACTTTTATTCTAGAAAAATGATCTTGAAAAAAAGTCCTATTAGACAATTCATGTGGGATAAAAATCCTTGTATACTTTTTCCTAGAAGTTTGATATATTTAGAACTATGAGCTTGAGAAAGAAGGATATATGAATTTTGATCTCAAATTCATAATAATTAAGTTATAAATATTTCCTTAAAATAATCCAATATCATCAACTTTTAGCTAATTATATTTGTTGATTCAAGTccttttttttagttttcacataaaaataaaacattcaATATGGGATGGGAAGAAACAGCCAATACAATGAAATTAAATTTTCCGAGTAGTGGGCGTAAAAGTTGGGGAAGGAAAATCCAGCTATTTGTAAACGCATGGTTGGACTTTTCTACTTTTAAAAAGATGCTTCCTGCACAATAATGTCTTGTGGAATACaaatttcctttctttttttttgagaccTATTTATACTTCTTTATATATATGCCATGTTCCCaaaattatacatttatttcattttttaattaaatatattactccctccgtcccatttgggcttgtcccatttggTTTTGGCACATTATTAAGAAGGATATTAGTAGTGTTAGGGCTGGTTTGGTTGGGGGTTATACAGCATATAAGTTATTTTTATCCGGATTAGACAGGAGTTTGGTATTCTATTAAAACATTGTGGACGGCCCTGAGATAAAGCAAGGCCCGTAGCTAAATTTCAGTATTACGCTGTATTCCTAATACCTCCAACCCCCTCCGATTATGGTAATCAATGCAGATTATGGCAATATTTTTCACTACCCTCGCACGACTTCCGATGAGTGGATTTCAACCCTAGCTCCCTTTCTTCCCTTCGCCGCTCTTTCTCCATTCCTTCTGTTTCGAACCTATGGTGGAAATAATTTCAGATTCGATTTGCTAATAAACTGATCAAAGCCATCAAATTCCCTCTCTCACAATATTCAGATTTCAGATTCAAAGTCATCCACTTCCATCTCGAACGCGGCCAATTGCTCCATACAATTTCAAAGGGTATAAACTAGGATTTGGGCATTTCGGCGGCACCATCTTCCAGCTGTTCTcagatcaagaactgagcaagAAAATCTGAAAGGCGTCATCAGCAGTGTAAAGATCGGTAAGAACCACTTTCATCTTCCAGCTATGCTCGATTGTTCGTCGATCTGTGGAGTGTTGTTTTGGGTGTTGTTCATTTGAAAATCGAAAAAATCAACTACCGATTTCATTATGTCAATCGTCATTTTTAGAATATGTGGAATATGTCGACTGGAATTTCATCATCTAGGGTTCGAAACTATTCTACTGATTGTTTGATTTCAACACCTGcgaatttcaataaattggTTCTTTGTTTGCCTCTTCGTTGCGACGAactgaaaattttatatattttttttagaataccAATTTAACGAGCAACAATTACGCTAGCATATTATTGAATTCCATATATTggcatttatttatttcgttcATTAATTTGAAATGCACATTATTTTCTGAACGCATATACATACAAAACGGGACACAAACAGAACGAAGAGCAGGCTACCAAAGGTTAGTACCAGCGCATTCTTGCCAATGTCAATATGTGTGATTTTTGGGCTTGTTATCATTCTCATTCGTGTTCAATAGGCACAAATAATTTGGTAGTAGTTCGTTGTTTTTATCTAGGTTGATTCGACACCTACACTAATATTGGTCTTGCTgccattataatttataaatcgACCTATGGTTAATGCTACCATTCTTGTTGATGAAGTTATATATTATGATATGGGGCATGCTGCCATTCTAGTTGATGTTCAACTATTCAAATATTTTGGTTGATATCCTACTGTTTTCATATGCATTATTAATCTTTCTCTTTATATTGCGCATGCTGGTTTTGTTGATTATACTTGTTGTTGAGGGAGTTAAATATTGAAGTTTGGGTATGCTGTTTAATTTTGACTTTTAGACacggttaattaattcaaatttgatGTCTAAATCTATGATTCTTCACTTTTTGCTAGACTCCGCACGTGTGTACTGAAATGTCAGGGAGGGAAAGTAGTCGTGTGCGTGACATGCGATTCGTCTTGTTACAAGAAATTTTGCGTGATCATGTCATCCAAGTGGCTCTGTTATTTGCATTCTATGCTAAGTATAGGTTAAGGAAAAGAAAGCGAGGTGATGGAGCCTTAAAGTACGAGATAATAAGTAAGATGCCTGACCAAGAAAAACACTTACGTCGTTTAGTAGGTGTACATGATGTGGACTGTATTTCCAACCTTCGTATGGATCGTAGGACTTTTGCTAGGCTTTGCGTGATTTTACGAGAACGGGGGGGTTTGGTTAATGGTCAGTTTGTTACAGTTGAGGAACAAGTAGCAATGTTCCTTTCAGTTCTAGCACATCATAAAAAGAACAAAGTAGTCAGATTCGACTTTTGGAGATCCGGTCAAACGATCTCGCATTATGTACATGCGGTCTTAGGAGCAGTTATTAGGGTACATGATTTATTCCTAGCCAAACCCGAAGCTGTTCCAGCAGATTGTAGTGACCCACGGTGGAGGTGGTTTAAGGTATACATAATATATCAAGATATTCACTAGAGCCCCTTAAATTGAATGTTCTTGACGTATTTAACTAATTCTACTTGTGACTTGTGTATATAGGGCTGTTTAGGGGCATTAGACGGCACTTATATCAGTGTCATGGTCGGTAACGAGGATAAACCTCGGTATCGGACAAGAAAGGGGCAAATATCAACAAATGTTCTAGGTGTTTGTGATCGTAATCTGAATTTCAGTTACGTACTAACCGGTTGGGAAGGATCGGCTGCGGACTCTCGAATCCTACGAGATGCAATTAATAGACCTCATGGCCTTAGGGTCCCAAAGGGTATAAgctattatttaatatattcaaCACCTATATGtgcttaattaattacatgAATATTGATTGCTATTTTAACTTCATTGATTCTTTTATAGGGAACTACTATTTGTGTGACAACGGTTACGCGAATAGTGATGGTTTTCTAACGCCTTTCAAGGGTGTTAGATACCATTTAAAAGAGTGGGGTCCGAATAATGCACGACCACAAAATAAAGAAGAGCTATTTAACCTGAGGCATAGTAAGGCGAGAAACGCGATAGAGCGAGCCTTCGGCATATTGAAGATGAGGTGGGGTATTCTTAGGTCTCCATCATTTTACCCTATTCGGGTGCAAAATAGACTCATAATGGCAGCATtcttactcaataattttgtTCGGATGGAGATGCCGATCGACCCCATAGAACAGCAACTAGACAATATGCCTCAAGACAACGGGTTGGCCATAGATGCAACACATGATGAATTCATTGACGTCGTTCAGTGTTCCCCCGAATGGAATGCGGCGAGGAATGCCTTGGCCGAAGCTATGTGGTCGCAGTATCTGAATAATAATTAGGTGTGTGGCTAAAAATGTGATTACTAGTTCAATGTTTTCATGTtttaaaatgattgttgctGTTGTATTGTTTACTGCTGCTGT
This is a stretch of genomic DNA from Salvia miltiorrhiza cultivar Shanhuang (shh) unplaced genomic scaffold, IMPLAD_Smil_shh fragScaff_scaffold_61, whole genome shotgun sequence. It encodes these proteins:
- the LOC131003050 gene encoding uncharacterized protein LOC131003050, with amino-acid sequence MSGRESSRVRDMRFVLLQEILRDHVIQVALLFAFYAKYRLRKRKRGDGALKYEIISKMPDQEKHLRRLVGVHDVDCISNLRMDRRTFARLCVILRERGGLVNGQFVTVEEQVAMFLSVLAHHKKNKVVRFDFWRSGQTISHYVHAVLGAVIRVHDLFLAKPEAVPADCSDPRWRWFKGCLGALDGTYISVMVGNEDKPRYRTRKGQISTNVLGVCDRNLNFSYVLTGWEGSAADSRILRDAINRPHGLRVPKGNYYLCDNGYANSDGFLTPFKGVRYHLKEWGPNNARPQNKEELFNLRHSKARNAIERAFGILKMRWGILRSPSFYPIRVQNRLIMAAFLLNNFVRMEMPIDPIEQQLDNMPQDNGLAIDATHDEFIDVVQCSPEWNAARNALAEAMWSQYLNNN